In Pieris napi chromosome 2, ilPieNapi1.2, whole genome shotgun sequence, the following proteins share a genomic window:
- the LOC125056884 gene encoding juvenile hormone esterase-like, with translation MVEVTIEQGKLEGDKVKTVTDDCEYYSFKGIPYAEPPIGKLRFLEAQPIKPWTGTRKATEHGPISPQFDIFANEKKSGNEDCLYLNVYSPDISPKTPLPVMVFIHGGGLKCGSGNDDHYGPDFLVSHGVILVTMNYRLDVFGFLCLDTKEVPGNAGFKDQVLALKWINQNIRTFGGDPNNITLFGESAGGLSTSLHVLSPLSKGLFQRAIVMSGSPFCEWALSFEPRKRAFVLGKQLGLETEDPDKLLEFLQSVPVECLENTTPCILISEQQSDYTKFYHFTAVVEKELGQAAFISKDPEDIVKSGKINNVDVIIGYTSNEMIITLVDPNIIPRYQLYDELYLPRKILYNSTPSKILQIADKIKKHYGIPNAEGNILVQRTVKFLSDSIMTYHIQKLLTLLANSGKIKTYFYQFSSQSERNVIGKLGKEFGIPGTSHIDDLMYLFNANIYNNPLIKGTKSYNMVHQFCTLFTNFAKYGNPTPDDSMGVTWPEYDTKHKGYLDIDEELTSGTALHEDVIQFWQEIYTSAGVPY, from the exons GAGGCCCAACCTATAAAACCATGGACTGGAACCAGAAAAGCTACAGAACACGGACCGATCAGCCCACAATTTGACATTTTTGCAAATGAGAAAAAATCTGGGAACGAAGACTGTCTTTATCTCAACGTTTACTCTCCAGATATTTCACCAAAGACTCCCCTTCCCGTGATGGTATTCATACATGGAGGGGGATTAAAATGTGGTTCAGGTAATGACGACCACTATGGACCCGACTTTCTAGTTAGTCACGGTGTTATCTTAGTAACCATGAACTATAGATTGGATGTCTTTGGTTTTCTATGCCTAGACACGAAAGAAGTTCCAGGAAACGCTGGATTTAAAGATCAAGTCTTAGCATTAAAATGGATTAATCAGAATATTCGGACATTTGGAGGAGATCCTAATAACATTACACTCTTCGGTGAAAGTGCTGGTGGACTTTCCACTTCTTTACACGTATTGTCTCCACTATCTAAAGGTCTCTTTCAAAGAGCTATCGTAATGAGTGGTTCCCCATTTTGTGAGTGGGCCCTATCATTTGAACCAAGAAAAAGAGCATTTGTGCTCGGCAAACAATTGGGGTTAGAGACCGAAGATCCTGATAAACTATTGGAGTTCCTTCAAAGTGTCCCAGTTGAATGTTTGGAAAACACAACGCCATGCATCTTAATATCTGAACAACAAAGCGACTATACAAAATTCTATCACTTTACTGCAGTTGTGGAAAAGGAATTAGGTCAAGCGGCGTTTATATCTAAAGACCCAGAAGATATTGTTAAAAGTGGGAAAATCAATAATGTAGACGTTATAATAGGATACACTAGCAACGAGATGATAATCACCTTAGTGGACCCAAATATTATACCGAGATATCAATTGTATGATGAACTGTACTTGCCCcgaaaaattttatacaattctaCGCCGTCGAAAATCTTGCAGATCGccgataaaattaaaaagcacTACGGTATACCGAATGCTGAAGGAAACATTCTAGTTCAGAGGACTGTTAAATTTTTGTCGGATTCCATTATGACTTATCATatccaaaaattattaacactgCTGGCTAATTCAGGGAagattaaaacatatttttatcaattttcgTCGCAATCCGAGAGAAATGTTATTGGAAAATTGGGCAAAGAATTTGGAATTCCAGGTACATCTCATATTGACGATCTGATGTATTTATTCAAcgcaaatatttacaataatccATTAATCAAAGGCACTAAAAGCTACAATATGGTTCATCAGTTCTGTACCTTATTTACGAACTTCGCTAAATATGG AAATCCCACTCCTGACGACTCAATGGGTGTTACATGGCCCGAATACGACACGAAACATAAGGGTTACTTGGATATCGACGAGGAACTGACAAGTGGAACAGCTCTTCACGAAGATGTAATTCAATTTTGGCAAGAAATATATACCTCAGCTGGCGTACCTTATTAG